One Halobacterium sp. DL1 DNA window includes the following coding sequences:
- a CDS encoding ATPase AAA, whose amino-acid sequence MKLVVKPLDRQSAGKGIAAIDREAMAELNLSSGDFVTIEGEEGTVVARVRPGRAGERQRGVVGIDGQTRQTTGVRIDQLARVEPADVATAEELSIALPPALQIRGDLTPYLREKLVNRAVQTGQTVPLAIGFGSMPGRSNRRIPVRIVDSDPDGTVIVTQSTSINVVEQSAEEVDAGHPDDATGSSEAPGITYEDVGGLDEELDQVREMIELPMSHPELFQALGIEPPQGVLLHGPPGTGKTLIAKAVANEIDANFQTISGPEIMSKYHGESEERLREVFDEAEENEPAIVFIDEIDSIAPNRDDTQGDVERRVVAQLLSLMDGLEDRGQVTVIGTTNRVDAIDPALRRGGRFDREIEIGAPDTRGRKEILQVHTREMPIAESVDLEQYAENTHGFVGADLESLVREAAMNALRRVRPDLDLEGDEIDAETLETLDVTEPDFRAALREIDPSALREVFVETPDVTWEDVGGLEETKARLQEAIQWPLEYPEAYRQVDLQSPKGILLHGPPGTGKTLLAKAVANEAQSNFISVKGPELFDKYVGESEKGVREIFEKARSNAPTVIFFDEIDSIATKRGSGGSDSNVGERVVSQLLTELDGLEELEDVVVIAATNRPDLIDDALTRAGRIERKIEVGEPDEETRREILAIHTRDRPLADDVDLDRLAAETDSFVGADLAALCREAATVAVREHVRSQTEGSATAVEDIVLTQAHFEAALEEVSPEDADPDDEDDSL is encoded by the coding sequence ATGAAACTCGTTGTCAAACCACTCGACCGGCAGAGTGCAGGAAAAGGTATCGCGGCGATCGACCGCGAGGCGATGGCGGAACTCAACCTCAGTAGCGGTGACTTCGTCACGATCGAGGGCGAGGAAGGGACCGTGGTTGCCCGTGTCCGACCGGGACGGGCGGGCGAACGACAGCGCGGCGTCGTCGGCATCGACGGCCAGACGCGCCAGACCACTGGGGTACGAATCGACCAACTTGCCCGGGTGGAACCGGCCGACGTGGCGACGGCAGAGGAGCTGTCGATCGCGCTCCCGCCCGCCCTGCAGATCCGCGGCGATCTCACACCGTATCTGCGCGAGAAGTTGGTCAACCGCGCGGTCCAGACGGGTCAGACCGTGCCACTAGCGATCGGGTTCGGCTCCATGCCGGGGCGATCCAACCGCCGGATTCCGGTCCGCATCGTCGACAGTGATCCCGACGGGACCGTGATCGTCACGCAGTCGACGAGCATCAACGTAGTCGAACAGTCTGCGGAGGAGGTCGACGCCGGACACCCGGACGACGCGACCGGGAGCTCCGAGGCCCCGGGAATCACCTACGAGGACGTCGGCGGGCTCGACGAGGAACTGGACCAGGTTCGGGAGATGATCGAACTGCCGATGTCGCATCCCGAGCTCTTCCAGGCACTCGGCATCGAGCCACCGCAGGGCGTCTTGCTCCACGGCCCGCCCGGAACTGGCAAGACGCTCATCGCGAAGGCGGTCGCCAACGAGATCGACGCCAACTTCCAGACCATCTCCGGCCCCGAGATCATGTCGAAGTACCACGGCGAGAGCGAGGAGCGGTTGCGCGAGGTCTTCGACGAGGCCGAGGAGAACGAACCCGCGATCGTCTTCATCGACGAGATCGACTCCATCGCCCCGAACCGGGACGACACGCAAGGCGACGTCGAGCGCCGCGTCGTGGCGCAGTTGCTCTCGCTGATGGACGGCCTCGAGGACCGTGGGCAGGTGACGGTCATCGGAACAACCAACCGCGTCGACGCCATCGACCCCGCGCTGCGCCGCGGCGGCCGCTTCGACCGCGAGATCGAGATCGGCGCGCCGGACACCAGGGGCCGCAAGGAGATCCTCCAGGTCCACACCCGGGAGATGCCCATCGCCGAGTCCGTGGATCTCGAACAGTACGCCGAGAACACCCACGGGTTCGTCGGCGCCGACCTCGAGAGTCTCGTCCGCGAGGCGGCGATGAACGCGCTCCGACGTGTCCGCCCCGACCTCGACCTCGAAGGCGACGAGATCGACGCCGAGACGCTCGAAACGCTCGACGTGACCGAGCCGGACTTTCGAGCGGCACTCCGGGAGATCGACCCCAGCGCGCTCCGAGAGGTATTCGTCGAGACGCCCGACGTCACCTGGGAGGACGTCGGCGGTCTCGAGGAGACCAAAGCCCGACTCCAGGAGGCCATCCAGTGGCCACTGGAGTATCCCGAGGCGTACAGACAGGTCGACCTCCAGTCGCCGAAGGGGATACTGCTCCACGGGCCGCCCGGAACCGGGAAGACGCTGCTCGCGAAGGCCGTCGCGAACGAAGCCCAGTCCAACTTCATCTCCGTCAAAGGACCCGAACTGTTCGACAAGTACGTCGGGGAGTCCGAGAAGGGCGTCCGGGAGATCTTCGAGAAGGCGCGGTCGAACGCTCCGACCGTCATCTTCTTCGACGAGATCGACTCCATCGCGACGAAACGCGGGAGCGGCGGCAGCGATTCGAACGTCGGTGAACGCGTCGTCTCACAGCTGTTAACCGAACTCGACGGGCTCGAAGAACTGGAGGACGTGGTCGTGATCGCGGCCACGAACCGGCCAGACCTCATCGACGACGCCCTCACGCGTGCGGGTCGAATCGAGCGCAAAATAGAAGTGGGAGAGCCGGACGAGGAGACTCGGCGCGAAATCCTGGCGATCCATACCCGGGACCGGCCACTGGCGGACGACGTCGATCTCGACCGTCTGGCGGCCGAGACGGACAGCTTCGTGGGTGCGGATCTGGCCGCGCTGTGTCGGGAGGCGGCGACGGTAGCCGTTCGGGAGCACGTCCGGTCCCAGACGGAGGGTTCGGCGACGGCCGTCGAGGATATCGTGCTAACCCAGGCGCACTTCGAAGCGGCACTCGAGGAGGTCAGTCCGGAAGACGCCGATCCCGACGACGAGGACGACAGCCTGTGA
- a CDS encoding tRNA (guanine-N1)-methyltransferase: MPVPCVRVPTEDGETTRRRLADADLVDAEYTITGEDGSLYIPVTEPEAVPEDLAVVEFDAPERRTQTNPADILGFEPSYERLGDVVIVDEDDPERAQRIADAIVESDVRARTVVNRASKIKGTERVRDWDVLAGESTETVHREYGYEFELDIAEVYFSPRLATERHRVVEQVTPGEHAFDMFAGVGPYAVPIAAAGAEIVATDINERAIHYLRRNAERNGVADRVTAIAGDVRVVAGDYENWADRVVMNLPHTADEFLDTAVALAGDDCVLHLYDIQHEDDPYGPAEDAIREAAEPAYDVTVENRRSVRSYAPHELNVVVDARLVRR, from the coding sequence ATGCCAGTCCCGTGCGTGCGCGTCCCCACCGAGGACGGCGAAACCACCCGACGCCGCCTCGCGGACGCCGACCTCGTCGACGCCGAGTACACCATCACCGGCGAGGACGGGTCGCTCTACATCCCGGTCACAGAACCAGAGGCTGTCCCAGAGGACCTCGCGGTCGTCGAGTTCGACGCGCCCGAGCGCCGCACGCAGACGAACCCTGCAGATATCCTCGGCTTCGAACCGTCCTACGAGCGCCTCGGCGACGTCGTCATCGTCGACGAGGACGACCCCGAGCGCGCCCAGCGCATCGCCGACGCAATCGTCGAGTCGGACGTGCGCGCGCGGACGGTGGTCAACCGGGCGTCGAAGATCAAGGGCACCGAGCGTGTCCGCGACTGGGACGTCCTCGCCGGGGAGAGCACGGAGACAGTCCACCGGGAGTACGGCTACGAGTTCGAACTCGACATCGCCGAGGTGTACTTCTCGCCGCGCCTCGCCACCGAGCGCCACCGCGTCGTCGAGCAGGTTACGCCCGGCGAACACGCCTTCGACATGTTCGCTGGCGTCGGCCCCTACGCGGTGCCGATAGCCGCCGCGGGCGCCGAGATCGTCGCCACCGACATCAACGAACGCGCCATCCACTACCTCCGGCGGAACGCCGAGCGAAACGGCGTCGCCGACCGCGTCACCGCCATCGCGGGAGACGTCCGAGTCGTCGCCGGAGACTACGAGAACTGGGCCGACCGCGTCGTGATGAACCTCCCCCACACGGCCGACGAGTTCCTCGACACCGCCGTCGCGCTCGCGGGCGACGACTGCGTGCTCCACCTCTACGACATCCAGCACGAGGACGACCCGTACGGCCCCGCAGAGGACGCCATCCGCGAGGCCGCCGAACCGGCGTACGACGTGACCGTCGAGAACCGCCGGTCGGTCCGGTCGTACGCGCCCCACGAACTCAACGTCGTCGTGGACGCTCGCCTCGTCCGCCGCTGA
- a CDS encoding aryl-alcohol dehydrogenase — translation MEYVTLGNTGTKVSQLCLGTWRFGREAASGETETTKREAHRLLDRAWDHGVNFLDTANVYGTPSGTSEEWIGDWLADHDREEFVLASKVYGEMGDGPNDSGLSRKHIRSQIDDTLERLGTDYLDVYYIHRWDDETPIAETLDALTDLVEAGKVNHLGASTMAAWKLTKALWTADVEDHARFDVTQPMFHAAAGDDVADYLEVCADQDLAVCPYSPLAGGFLTGKYERTEDGGVTGPEGARADLDDRFAEYYVSERGWQVLDELRAVADELDRTPAQVALRWLVEREAFTCTPIIGARTTDQLDENVGATEFSLSEDQRARIDDARTGAGDTDD, via the coding sequence ATGGAGTACGTCACCCTCGGCAACACGGGAACGAAGGTCTCACAGCTCTGTCTGGGCACCTGGCGATTCGGGCGCGAGGCGGCCAGCGGTGAGACCGAGACCACGAAGCGGGAGGCCCACCGCCTGCTCGACCGGGCGTGGGACCACGGCGTCAACTTCCTCGACACCGCGAACGTCTACGGCACGCCGTCGGGCACCAGCGAGGAGTGGATCGGCGACTGGCTCGCGGACCACGACCGCGAGGAGTTCGTGCTCGCGTCGAAGGTGTACGGGGAGATGGGCGACGGCCCGAACGACAGCGGCCTCTCCCGGAAGCACATCCGGAGCCAGATCGACGACACTCTCGAGCGACTCGGCACGGACTACCTCGACGTCTACTACATCCACCGCTGGGACGACGAGACGCCCATCGCGGAGACGCTGGACGCACTCACGGACCTGGTCGAGGCGGGGAAAGTCAACCACCTCGGCGCCTCCACGATGGCGGCCTGGAAGCTGACGAAGGCGCTCTGGACGGCCGACGTGGAGGACCACGCGCGCTTCGACGTCACCCAGCCGATGTTCCACGCCGCGGCCGGCGACGACGTCGCCGACTACCTCGAGGTCTGCGCCGACCAGGACCTCGCGGTCTGTCCCTACTCGCCGCTCGCCGGTGGCTTCCTTACCGGTAAGTACGAGCGCACCGAGGACGGGGGCGTCACTGGACCCGAGGGCGCCCGGGCGGACCTCGACGACCGGTTCGCGGAGTACTACGTGAGCGAGCGCGGCTGGCAGGTCCTCGACGAACTGCGCGCCGTCGCCGACGAACTGGACCGGACGCCCGCGCAGGTCGCGCTCCGCTGGCTCGTCGAGCGCGAGGCGTTCACCTGCACGCCCATTATCGGCGCGCGAACCACCGACCAGCTGGACGAGAACGTCGGCGCCACCGAGTTCTCACTTTCGGAGGACCAGCGAGCGCGCATCGACGACGCCCGCACCGGAGCGGGCGACACCGACGACTGA
- a CDS encoding diphthine synthase has product MLTFVGLGLYDERSVTVEGREAIADADRAFAEFYTSRLVGADVADLEAYHDTDIEVRDRAGVEQDPEPILDAAEAGDTVFLTAGDTMISTTHVDLRLRAEDRDIDTRVVHAPTAESAASSLTGLQNYRFGKATTLPFEWAHGADGVPGSVVDTIEANLERGIHTLCYLDIKVDHPRIEGDEYMTASHAAALLAKHWDPDALGVVVARAGAPDARVRADTLAALAELDFGDPLHLLVLPGDLHHVERDALVGLADAPEDRLD; this is encoded by the coding sequence ATGCTCACGTTCGTCGGCCTCGGACTCTACGACGAGCGCTCGGTCACTGTCGAGGGCCGCGAGGCCATCGCCGACGCAGACCGCGCGTTCGCGGAGTTCTACACCAGCAGACTCGTCGGCGCGGACGTCGCCGACCTCGAAGCCTACCACGACACCGACATCGAGGTCCGGGACCGCGCGGGCGTCGAACAGGACCCGGAGCCGATTCTCGACGCCGCAGAGGCGGGGGACACCGTCTTCCTCACCGCTGGCGACACGATGATCTCTACGACCCACGTCGACCTCCGCCTGCGCGCCGAGGACCGCGACATCGACACCCGCGTCGTCCACGCGCCGACCGCCGAATCCGCGGCGTCGAGTCTGACGGGGCTCCAGAACTACCGCTTCGGGAAGGCGACGACGCTCCCGTTCGAGTGGGCCCACGGCGCCGACGGCGTCCCGGGTTCGGTCGTCGACACCATCGAGGCCAATCTGGAGCGGGGGATCCACACGCTCTGCTACCTGGACATCAAGGTCGACCACCCGCGAATCGAGGGCGACGAGTACATGACCGCGAGCCACGCCGCCGCACTCCTCGCGAAGCACTGGGACCCGGACGCGCTCGGCGTCGTCGTCGCACGTGCGGGTGCGCCCGACGCGAGAGTCAGGGCGGACACGCTCGCTGCGCTCGCAGAACTCGACTTCGGCGACCCGCTCCACCTGCTCGTGCTCCCGGGCGACCTCCACCACGTCGAACGGGACGCGCTGGTCGGACTGGCCGACGCGCCCGAGGACCGTCTGGACTGA
- a CDS encoding glyoxalase — MSDFVLDHAMLRVGDLEASLAWYETHLDYVEHARWEGETFTNVYLGPADPHEEGALLELTHNHDTNEYDMGDAFGHIAVRTEDVYDAYEQLMDGGAQDYRDPDSCGGSYAFVKDPDGHEVELVERDYGQQWSIDHTMVRVEDADQHLGFWTRKFGYEHTGRWESDTFANYFMKPEGASDEAMAVELTYNYDGRSYTLGDGWGHLAVRTDDLVGDWEDLLVREAADYRDPESCDMNYAFTKTPDGHEIEVLNPDESPMDRSV, encoded by the coding sequence ATGAGCGACTTCGTACTCGACCACGCGATGCTGCGCGTCGGCGACCTCGAGGCGTCTCTGGCCTGGTACGAGACCCACCTCGACTACGTCGAGCACGCGCGCTGGGAGGGCGAGACGTTCACGAACGTCTACCTCGGTCCGGCGGACCCCCACGAGGAGGGCGCGCTCCTCGAACTCACGCACAACCACGACACCAACGAGTACGATATGGGCGACGCGTTCGGCCACATCGCCGTGCGCACGGAGGACGTCTACGACGCCTACGAGCAACTGATGGACGGAGGCGCCCAGGACTACCGCGACCCCGACTCCTGTGGCGGTTCGTACGCGTTCGTCAAGGACCCGGACGGCCACGAGGTCGAACTCGTCGAGCGCGACTACGGCCAGCAGTGGAGCATCGACCACACGATGGTTCGAGTCGAGGACGCCGACCAGCACCTCGGCTTCTGGACGCGGAAGTTCGGCTACGAGCACACCGGCCGCTGGGAGTCAGACACGTTCGCGAACTACTTCATGAAGCCCGAGGGGGCGAGCGACGAGGCGATGGCCGTCGAACTCACCTACAACTACGACGGTCGCTCGTACACGCTCGGCGACGGCTGGGGCCACCTCGCGGTGCGCACCGACGACCTTGTCGGCGACTGGGAGGACCTCCTCGTCCGGGAGGCCGCGGACTACCGCGACCCCGAGTCCTGCGACATGAACTACGCGTTCACGAAGACCCCCGACGGCCACGAGATAGAGGTGCTGAACCCCGACGAGTCGCCGATGGACCGCTCGGTCTGA
- a CDS encoding Developmentally regulated G-protein 1, whose amino-acid sequence MGIEEEIESLEEEISNTPYNKSTEAHVGRLKAKLAEKKEKLEKQEAGSGGGGGYAVEQHGDATVALVGFPSVGKSSLINSMTNADSEVGSYEFTTLDVNPGMLDYRGANIQLLDVPGLIEGAAGGRGGGKEILSVIRAADLVIYMLSAFEIDRYQRLADELYNVNIRVDEEPPTVNVRPKGKDGIDVNSSGEMDLDEGTVKGILRERGFVNANVTIRGNPSVDRLVDGVMDNRVYMPSLVAVNKVDLIDPSYAETMKENLREQGIDPEDAIFISAAEEKGLDTLKERIWEELGLIRIYMDKPGRGVDYEEPLIVREGDTVDDALRKLGGTLDERFRFARVTGPSGQHDEQQVGRDHELADEDILRVVARR is encoded by the coding sequence ATGGGTATCGAGGAGGAGATCGAATCGCTCGAAGAAGAAATCTCCAACACGCCGTACAACAAGTCGACGGAGGCCCACGTCGGGCGCCTGAAGGCGAAGCTCGCGGAGAAGAAGGAGAAACTCGAGAAGCAAGAGGCGGGCAGCGGCGGCGGTGGCGGCTACGCCGTTGAGCAGCACGGCGACGCGACGGTGGCGCTCGTCGGCTTCCCATCGGTCGGGAAATCCTCGCTCATCAACTCGATGACGAACGCAGACAGCGAGGTCGGCTCCTACGAGTTCACGACCCTCGACGTGAACCCCGGGATGCTCGACTACCGCGGCGCGAACATCCAGCTGCTCGACGTGCCGGGGCTCATCGAAGGCGCCGCCGGCGGCCGCGGTGGTGGCAAGGAGATCCTCTCGGTCATCCGCGCCGCCGACCTCGTCATCTACATGCTGTCGGCGTTCGAGATCGACCGCTACCAGCGCCTCGCGGACGAACTGTACAACGTCAACATCCGCGTCGACGAGGAGCCCCCGACGGTGAACGTCCGCCCGAAGGGTAAGGACGGCATCGACGTGAACTCCTCGGGCGAGATGGACCTCGACGAGGGGACGGTGAAGGGCATCCTCCGCGAACGCGGGTTCGTCAACGCGAACGTGACCATCCGCGGCAACCCCTCCGTCGACCGCCTCGTCGACGGCGTGATGGACAACCGCGTCTACATGCCGTCGCTCGTCGCGGTGAACAAGGTCGACCTCATCGACCCGTCGTACGCGGAGACGATGAAGGAGAACCTCCGCGAGCAGGGCATCGACCCCGAGGACGCCATCTTCATCTCCGCGGCGGAGGAGAAGGGCCTCGACACGCTCAAAGAACGCATCTGGGAGGAACTCGGTCTCATCCGCATCTACATGGACAAGCCCGGACGTGGCGTCGACTACGAGGAACCGCTCATCGTCCGCGAGGGCGACACAGTCGACGACGCGCTGCGGAAACTCGGCGGCACGCTCGACGAGCGCTTCCGCTTCGCTCGCGTGACCGGTCCCTCCGGCCAGCACGACGAACAGCAGGTCGGCCGCGACCACGAACTGGCGGACGAGGACATTCTGCGTGTCGTCGCGCGGCGGTAG
- a CDS encoding 50S ribosomal protein L11, which produces MAETIEVLVPGGQADPGPPLGPELGPTPVDVQGVVAEINDQTEAFDGTEVPVTVEYEEDGSFSIEVGVPPTAALIKDEAGFETGSGEPQETFVADLSIEQLKKIAEQKKPDLLSYDTRNAAKEVAGTCASLGVTIEGEDARTFKQRVENGDYDDVLGAEEAAA; this is translated from the coding sequence ATGGCTGAGACGATAGAAGTGCTCGTACCCGGCGGTCAGGCCGATCCCGGCCCACCGCTCGGTCCCGAGCTCGGACCTACTCCCGTGGACGTGCAGGGCGTCGTTGCAGAGATCAACGACCAGACCGAAGCGTTCGACGGCACCGAGGTACCGGTCACCGTCGAGTACGAGGAGGACGGCTCCTTCAGCATCGAAGTCGGCGTTCCGCCGACGGCGGCGCTCATCAAGGACGAGGCTGGCTTCGAGACCGGCTCCGGCGAACCCCAGGAGACCTTCGTCGCGGACCTCTCCATCGAGCAGCTGAAGAAGATCGCCGAGCAGAAGAAGCCGGACCTGCTCTCCTACGACACCCGCAACGCGGCAAAGGAGGTCGCGGGCACCTGCGCCTCCCTCGGCGTCACCATCGAGGGCGAGGACGCGCGGACGTTCAAGCAGCGCGTCGAGAACGGCGACTACGACGACGTGCTTGGCGCGGAAGAAGCCGCAGCGTAA
- a CDS encoding methyltransferase type 11, which translates to MTRSPDDSPNHWNTETYDGSHSFVFEYGEDVVSLLDPQAGERVLDLGCGTGHLTDAIADSGAEVVGVDSAESMLAEARSDYPDHEFVHGDARDLAFEESFDAVFSNAALHWIADQDSVLESVASVLEPGGRFVAELGGTGNVSAIVDAVFTELERRGYEQSDPWYFPSIGEYAPRLEAHGFEVQYATLFDRPTELDDGEDGLASWLEMFGDSLLSPVPASELDDVVAAVEDELRADHFEGGVWTADYRRLRFVAVKTAV; encoded by the coding sequence ATGACCCGTTCGCCCGACGACAGTCCCAACCACTGGAACACCGAGACGTACGACGGGAGCCACTCCTTCGTCTTCGAGTACGGCGAGGACGTCGTCTCGCTACTCGACCCGCAGGCCGGCGAACGCGTCCTCGACCTCGGCTGCGGGACCGGTCACCTGACAGACGCGATCGCCGACTCGGGGGCAGAGGTCGTCGGTGTCGACAGCGCCGAGTCGATGCTCGCGGAAGCGCGCTCGGACTACCCCGACCACGAGTTCGTGCACGGAGACGCCCGCGACCTGGCGTTCGAGGAATCCTTCGACGCGGTGTTCTCGAACGCCGCCCTCCACTGGATTGCCGACCAGGACAGCGTCCTGGAGTCGGTCGCCTCGGTGCTCGAGCCCGGCGGTCGGTTCGTCGCGGAACTCGGCGGAACCGGCAACGTCAGCGCCATCGTCGACGCGGTGTTCACCGAACTGGAGCGCCGGGGCTACGAGCAATCTGACCCGTGGTACTTCCCGAGTATCGGCGAGTACGCTCCGCGCCTCGAAGCGCACGGCTTCGAGGTGCAGTACGCGACGCTGTTCGACCGACCCACCGAACTCGACGACGGAGAGGACGGCCTCGCCTCGTGGCTGGAGATGTTCGGCGACAGCCTGCTCTCCCCAGTGCCGGCGTCGGAACTGGACGACGTCGTCGCCGCCGTCGAGGACGAACTCCGGGCCGACCACTTCGAAGGCGGCGTCTGGACCGCGGACTACCGACGGCTTCGCTTCGTCGCCGTGAAGACAGCAGTCTGA
- a CDS encoding 50S ribosomal protein L1, protein MADNDIQEAVARALDEAPERNFRETVDLAINLRDLDLNDPSNRVDEGVVLPSGTGQETKIVVFADGETAVRAEEVADEVLDADDLADLADDTDAAKDLADDTDFFVAQASLMQDIAGALGQVLGPRGKMPTPLQPDDDVVETVNRMKNTVQLRSRDRRTFHTRVGAEDMSAEDIASNIDVILRRLHADLEKGPLNIDGVYVKTTMGPAVEVA, encoded by the coding sequence ATGGCAGACAACGATATCCAAGAGGCGGTAGCTCGCGCACTCGACGAGGCCCCAGAGCGGAACTTCCGTGAGACGGTGGACCTCGCGATCAACCTGCGCGACCTCGACCTCAACGACCCGTCGAATCGAGTCGACGAGGGCGTCGTACTGCCGTCGGGCACCGGACAGGAGACGAAGATCGTGGTCTTCGCAGATGGCGAGACCGCGGTTCGAGCCGAGGAGGTCGCCGACGAGGTTCTCGACGCAGACGACCTCGCAGACCTCGCAGACGACACCGACGCCGCGAAGGACCTCGCTGACGATACGGACTTCTTCGTGGCGCAGGCATCCCTGATGCAGGACATCGCGGGTGCACTCGGTCAAGTTCTCGGCCCGCGCGGCAAGATGCCGACGCCGCTCCAGCCCGACGACGACGTCGTCGAGACAGTAAACCGAATGAAAAACACCGTGCAGCTTCGCAGCCGCGACCGGCGCACGTTCCACACGCGCGTCGGCGCGGAGGACATGTCCGCCGAGGACATCGCCAGCAACATCGACGTTATCCTGCGTCGCCTGCACGCGGACCTCGAGAAGGGCCCACTCAACATCGACGGCGTCTACGTCAAGACGACGATGGGGCCCGCCGTGGAGGTGGCCTGA
- a CDS encoding 50S ribosomal protein L10 yields MSAEERTTDHVPEWKQQEVDELVDLLEQYDSVGVVSVTGIPSKQLQDMRRGLHGSAALRMSRNTLLVRALEEVDDGLEELTQYISGEVGLVATNDNPFGLFKQLEASKTPAPINAGEVAPNDIVIPEGDTGIDPGPFVGELQTIGANARIQEGSIQVLEDSVVTEEGETVSNDVANVLAELGIEPKEVGLDLRGVFSEGVLFTPDELEIDVEEYRADIQSAVASARNLSINAEYPTAQTVGALVAKASGEAKSLGLQAAIESPDLADDLVSKADAQVRALAAQIDDEEALPEELQDVEAPAAPAEGDSEEEEEAQSDDQDTESEADADDSDDDDDGDDGAEGLGEMFG; encoded by the coding sequence ATGTCCGCAGAAGAGCGCACGACGGACCACGTCCCCGAGTGGAAACAGCAGGAGGTCGACGAACTGGTCGACCTCCTCGAACAGTACGACAGCGTGGGTGTCGTGAGCGTCACGGGCATCCCGAGCAAGCAGCTCCAGGACATGCGCCGCGGCCTCCACGGTTCGGCGGCCCTGCGCATGAGCCGCAACACGCTGCTCGTTCGCGCGCTCGAGGAGGTCGACGACGGCCTCGAGGAGCTCACCCAGTACATCTCGGGTGAGGTCGGACTGGTCGCCACGAACGACAACCCGTTCGGGCTGTTCAAGCAGCTCGAGGCGTCGAAGACGCCGGCACCGATCAACGCCGGCGAGGTCGCCCCGAACGACATCGTCATCCCCGAGGGTGACACCGGCATCGACCCCGGTCCGTTCGTCGGCGAACTCCAGACCATCGGCGCCAACGCGCGCATCCAGGAGGGCTCCATCCAGGTGCTCGAGGACTCCGTCGTCACCGAGGAAGGTGAGACGGTGTCCAACGACGTGGCCAACGTCCTCGCGGAACTCGGCATCGAGCCGAAGGAGGTCGGCCTCGACCTGCGCGGCGTCTTCTCCGAAGGCGTCCTGTTCACGCCGGACGAACTGGAGATCGACGTCGAGGAGTACCGCGCGGACATCCAGTCCGCGGTGGCCTCGGCCCGGAATCTCTCGATCAACGCGGAGTACCCGACGGCGCAGACCGTCGGCGCGCTGGTCGCGAAGGCCAGCGGCGAGGCGAAGAGCCTCGGCCTCCAGGCGGCCATCGAGAGCCCGGATCTCGCCGACGACCTCGTCAGCAAGGCGGACGCGCAGGTTCGCGCGCTCGCCGCGCAGATCGACGACGAGGAGGCGCTCCCCGAGGAGCTCCAGGACGTCGAAGCGCCCGCTGCGCCCGCCGAGGGCGACAGCGAGGAGGAGGAGGAAGCACAGAGCGACGACCAAGATACTGAATCCGAGGCAGACGCCGACGACTCCGACGATGACGACGACGGAGACGACGGCGCCGAAGGCCTCGGGGAGATGTTCGGATAA
- the rpl12p gene encoding 50S ribosomal protein L12 (similar to eukaryotic L12): MEYVYAALILNETGEELNEENITGVLEAAGVDVEESRVKALVAALEDVDIEEAVEQAAAAPAAGAAPAGGAAEADEAEAEEADEEEPEAEAEDEGDDDDEEEEASGEGLGDLFG, encoded by the coding sequence ATGGAGTACGTTTACGCAGCACTCATCCTGAACGAGACTGGTGAAGAGCTCAACGAAGAAAACATCACTGGCGTCCTCGAGGCCGCCGGTGTCGATGTCGAGGAGTCCCGAGTGAAGGCGCTCGTCGCCGCGCTCGAGGACGTCGACATCGAGGAGGCCGTCGAACAGGCCGCCGCCGCACCCGCCGCGGGCGCCGCGCCCGCCGGTGGTGCCGCGGAGGCCGACGAGGCCGAAGCCGAGGAAGCGGACGAAGAGGAGCCCGAAGCGGAAGCGGAAGACGAGGGCGACGACGACGACGAGGAAGAGGAGGCCAGCGGCGAAGGTCTCGGCGACCTCTTCGGCTAA